ggagctccctgtatacagagatacatgataagatcctgtctgcagtcaccactagggggagctccctgtatgcagagatacatgataagatcctgtctgcagccaccactaggtggagctctctAAACACAGGATATATACCATGGAGCCATTTCATTTTCTCACGATTCCTCACCACTTTGTGGGTAAAACACTAATGTATAGACTGGTGTTCTGTTCACAAAGATTCTCAAGCGCAGATGAATAGCTAAGAAATGTCACCAAATAGTGCAAGTACTACTTGGATTTATCTTTCCACACTAAACCTTTTATCCTAGCAGGATCTTACCTAGCTTTTTTGCCCTCTCGGGGTGCCTGGTCCTCAGCTCTGGATCTTTATCTGGGGATGTACTCAGGAGTAGTCTGCATCTGAGGGTGCAGATACTTCCTGTCCTAATAAATGCTTCCAGACAGGTGGGGTCACAGGTCAGACGCTGAAGAAGCCTGGCGGCACTTCTAGAAGGTTGCGGGTGACAAGTGAGATAAGTCAATAGGCCCCGTAACACCGAATGGGAGACCAGACAGGAGCTTGAATCAGACAACTGAGAAAAACGAGACAAGAGAATGAGAACTGGAAACTCTGGACCCCAAAATTCTGAAGGAGGAGACTTGGGCCCCAATGGTTCCTGATGGCGCAGTATTTCTTGCATTGGGGATGGACATGCTGTAGAAGAAAAGGGAGGGGAGCGGCACTGCTGACAGGGAACAGAGACCGGCACCTTCCTGGGTCCGGAGAGTGTCGGAGATATTGCCTGAGACTGAGGCAGAAAGTTGAGCGTGTCAGAAGAGGTTCTGATATTCGGCTCTCCATTGGGAATTTGCTCCAAGGACCAGTCTGGTGGAAGCTCATCCAACGTACTGATGTAGCCTTCCGACAGCAGCCAACACCTGAGGAATGACAAAAATGAATCAGAGGTGCCAACCAGTGGGAAACACATGCCCTGGTGCCAGCAGGGCGCATTTGGTCAGGTGTCAGGCTGAAAAGAACATGTCCCATCATCTGCTCTGACTTTGCATTTGCACATTGGCACTAGTTAGCATTAGCCAGAAGTAAAACAACATCTGGTTACTCGAAAATTATGGTCCAGCTTAGGCCCCTATATGCAGCGGGGAGTAGAGTCCCATACACTTCTGAAGCACTTATTATATTGGAGTAACTGATTGTAACAAAGGGAGGAAAGTTGGCGGTGCTAATTACCCAATCACCATAGGTTATGTACACACATTCCGCTAGACGTCACCTACAACATCAATGTCGGTGGAGAAGCCTGGGTCAATAGAAATGCTGGGAGTGCACATCATAGAGCCATGTTAGCAGCCACCCACATGGCCCTAGATAGACATCTCACCTCTGAAGGATCTACACGTCCCCGTATCAAGCCTCACACAGCACATGCACACAAGCCACACTGTCCCATCTGCCCTTACTTCAGACTCTCCTCTGATGTTCCCACGTCCTCTTTCTTCTTGGgctcagatgggaaatcaaaagaaGCAGATCCAGGATCTTCCTCTACATCCATTTCTTTGGCCCAGTATGAATCTCCTCTATCTTCTGAAGCCCTCACCACATCCTCTAACCTCTTTGCCAACAAGGGTGCCAGGCCTCCAGAGCTGAGCATGGCGAGGGCAGTCGTGTCATAGCAGTAGTGCAGAAATGCAGCGATTATCTTGTAGTGGGCAGAGCGATAGTGAGGGTCACGCAGTATGTCTAGAAGGAGTTCCAATCCTCCCAATTCTTTGACTCGACGCCGATTTAAAGCTTCACGGCAGCACAGACACAGTGATCGCACGAGAGGAAGGCACCGCGTAGGGGCACCCAGTACTGCCTTGACTTCAGCAATGAGGAGATCAATAGCACCAGCATTACCAAGCATGGGGCGCAGGGCTCCCTGACTGCAGAGATTGGACAGCGTTCCTAGGGCAGCTTGGCGTACAGCGGCTTTCACTCCTTCTCCATTGGCGAGAATTACCAGGGTGGGAACAGCGAGGCTGAGCTGCTCTGCGCAGTCCAGGGTGCAGTCATGGCTCAGCTGACTAACAGCACGCACAGCAGTGCACACCACATCGGGGTCCGGAGAGTTCAGCATCTGGACACAAGGCACCAGTCCTCCCTGGGCACAAACTGAAGCTCTGTGTGCTGGAGAATCCCCCAAGATACGAAGGGCCCTCATACAACTCTGTAGACAGCCGACATCTTTTGAGCGCTGTAAAATCTGCACCAGACTAGAGACTGCACCTTTAGGAAGACGGGTGAGAGAGACAAAATGGAAAAAAAGTCAGTCAGCAAGAGGTAAAGTGTGGTCTGAGACGTACAAGCTGCAGCCCCCATAAGGTGGAGCCTGTTATATTGTGGCGTCCGCTCCTCTGGGGTTAGCCGATATATGAGggtctgaccaccatctgctcaccttctcatccctgtcctcctcaccggtcacccatgtccagcaacatgcgcatccCGCAGAAactttgcacacctagacacccacacactctctgactccatcctaccactggcatccatatcctcactccacgacacagactctgccgctgctttctacaatgccactctcacatcagctattgacacggtcgcctctctcgttcatggcagagtgcgacgaatcaatagacaaccctggcacaataacacaacTAAAAAGCTCCCGCAAGTGCCCAGGGTTGCAGAGCAACGTTGGAAGAaaaattcgcaagacgacttcactacagtcaaacaggcaacacttgcttttaaatctgctcacacctctgctaaacaggtctacttcacaaccctcgtatcttccatatcctacaaccccaaacagttattcaaaacctttaactccctcctccgccccccactgccccctccaacctccctcatctctgctgaggactttgccacacacttgaaAAATAagtcaaacaaggcaagtcttcattgttcaaccaccacaacccctttgtataccagaccaatgcccaaaccccataacctccctatccaacatcactgaaggggggcttaattgtctcctctccaaattgcacctcaccacctgtgcgcttgaccccatcccacctcctccccaacttcaccaccacacttatcccatccctaacccacctcttcaacctatcacgaacttctggcaccttcccttctgctttcaaacaatcatgcctatccttaaaaatccaaccctcgacccaaccgct
The nucleotide sequence above comes from Ranitomeya imitator isolate aRanImi1 chromosome 7, aRanImi1.pri, whole genome shotgun sequence. Encoded proteins:
- the ARMC5 gene encoding armadillo repeat-containing protein 5 isoform X2 yields the protein MRALRILGDSPAHRASVCAQGGLVPCVQMLNSPDPDVVCTAVRAVSQLSHDCTLDCAEQLSLAVPTLVILANGEGVKAAVRQAALGTLSNLCSQGALRPMLGNAGAIDLLIAEVKAVLGAPTRCLPLVRSLCLCCREALNRRRVKELGGLELLLDILRDPHYRSAHYKIIAAFLHYCYDTTALAMLSSGGLAPLLAKRLEDVVRASEDRGDSYWAKEMDVEEDPGSASFDFPSEPKKKEDVGTSEESLKCWLLSEGYISTLDELPPDWSLEQIPNGEPNIRTSSDTLNFLPQSQAISPTLSGPRKVPVSVPCQQCRSPPFSSTACPSPMQEILRHQEPLGPKSPPSEFWGPEFPVLILLSRFSQLSDSSSCLVSHSVLRGLLTYLTCHPQPSRSAARLLQRLTCDPTCLEAFIRTGSICTLRCRLLLSTSPDKDPELRTRHPERAKKLGHVLLRNLRIQAESPFGVGIITHMLASGSPSERQQCALCLPFIYRKQSLHRQQLISGALQLVLETLMTSEDPAYFFHASECLSALVNGEDYLAPGKSPSLISSKCSYLELLAQGQDNLVFVLDGGDCIAGNREKISKESDVFRAMLQGGYAESQQHEVRVCEVPACAFLPLLHYLHGCAQDALCPTLQELRPVSGEELAQSPLVSTLAAAGRFLLPGLQSVLEKSVRDSLSLESLPYVYSFAETYESAQLRRDCCSFLLRGPHSPPKKSHILLQLYERAQDKQRLSQLLANLVHARP
- the ARMC5 gene encoding armadillo repeat-containing protein 5 isoform X1, whose translation is MRMRCPASALVSALMSSSSLSSCLSRLAAAVEDPAALGRALSELRSRHVSRAGGAELFRKRGGLALLLALFTDPARAAVLGTSRRNLELALSLLANGCTEAGSRSQVRELDGIPALVSILQSVCIDSIWNRVSRALGNLALDPLNSVIIHQSGAVSSLVQILQRSKDVGCLQSCMRALRILGDSPAHRASVCAQGGLVPCVQMLNSPDPDVVCTAVRAVSQLSHDCTLDCAEQLSLAVPTLVILANGEGVKAAVRQAALGTLSNLCSQGALRPMLGNAGAIDLLIAEVKAVLGAPTRCLPLVRSLCLCCREALNRRRVKELGGLELLLDILRDPHYRSAHYKIIAAFLHYCYDTTALAMLSSGGLAPLLAKRLEDVVRASEDRGDSYWAKEMDVEEDPGSASFDFPSEPKKKEDVGTSEESLKCWLLSEGYISTLDELPPDWSLEQIPNGEPNIRTSSDTLNFLPQSQAISPTLSGPRKVPVSVPCQQCRSPPFSSTACPSPMQEILRHQEPLGPKSPPSEFWGPEFPVLILLSRFSQLSDSSSCLVSHSVLRGLLTYLTCHPQPSRSAARLLQRLTCDPTCLEAFIRTGSICTLRCRLLLSTSPDKDPELRTRHPERAKKLGHVLLRNLRIQAESPFGVGIITHMLASGSPSERQQCALCLPFIYRKQSLHRQQLISGALQLVLETLMTSEDPAYFFHASECLSALVNGEDYLAPGKSPSLISSKCSYLELLAQGQDNLVFVLDGGDCIAGNREKISKESDVFRAMLQGGYAESQQHEVRVCEVPACAFLPLLHYLHGCAQDALCPTLQELRPVSGEELAQSPLVSTLAAAGRFLLPGLQSVLEKSVRDSLSLESLPYVYSFAETYESAQLRRDCCSFLLRGPHSPPKKSHILLQLYERAQDKQRLSQLLANLVHARP